One Cohnella candidum genomic region harbors:
- a CDS encoding response regulator transcription factor: MGTKVLLVEDDESLHRGIQFTLEQEGFDTQGARTLSEARSLLAQSDFGLVLLDVQLPDGNGFDFCAEVRRRSSVPIIFLTASDQEIDVVRGLDLGGDDYITKPFRLREFLSRVQAVMRRTAAASAERSERPASSGGLVLHAQEMRVEKDGLDIPLSLTEYRLLALFLANPRAVLSKDRIIRNVWPDGVDILDDNTVAVNVRRLREKIEDDPQNPQRILTVRGAGYRWNG, translated from the coding sequence GTGGGAACGAAGGTGTTACTCGTGGAGGATGACGAATCGTTGCACAGGGGAATTCAGTTCACGCTGGAGCAGGAGGGCTTCGACACTCAGGGTGCTAGAACGCTGTCCGAGGCCCGGTCCTTACTGGCTCAGAGCGATTTCGGGCTGGTGCTGCTCGACGTGCAGCTCCCCGACGGCAACGGTTTCGATTTCTGCGCGGAGGTCCGCCGCCGTTCCTCTGTTCCGATCATATTTCTGACCGCGAGCGACCAGGAAATCGACGTCGTCCGCGGACTCGATCTCGGCGGGGACGATTACATTACGAAGCCGTTCCGGCTGCGGGAGTTCCTGTCGCGGGTGCAGGCCGTCATGCGCAGAACCGCGGCGGCTTCCGCCGAACGCTCGGAAAGACCGGCCTCGTCGGGCGGACTCGTCCTGCATGCCCAAGAGATGCGGGTCGAGAAAGACGGCCTGGATATTCCGCTCAGCCTGACCGAATACCGGCTGCTGGCCTTGTTCCTCGCCAATCCCCGGGCGGTGCTGTCCAAAGACCGGATCATCCGGAACGTCTGGCCGGACGGCGTGGACATTCTGGACGACAACACGGTCGCCGTCAACGTCCGAAGGCTTCGGGAGAAGATCGAGGACGACCCGCAAAATCCGCAGCGGATTCTCACGGTCCGGGGGGCGGGGTACCGATGGAACGGATGA
- a CDS encoding aspartyl-phosphate phosphatase Spo0E family protein, translating to MDTPQLIHRLQLLQRRLCEMADDLGNLTDPEIVAVSEEADRLIVQLQRLRKQEAEDRKRAAETPSASVLTGSKPAEEIGEQGGAFFLKNP from the coding sequence ATGGATACGCCCCAGTTGATCCATCGCCTCCAGTTGCTGCAACGTCGACTTTGCGAAATGGCAGACGATTTGGGCAATTTGACCGATCCAGAGATTGTGGCCGTCAGCGAAGAAGCGGACAGGCTGATCGTCCAACTGCAGCGTCTTCGGAAGCAAGAAGCCGAAGACAGGAAAAGAGCCGCCGAAACGCCCTCAGCTTCGGTCCTGACGGGCTCTAAGCCCGCGGAAGAAATCGGTGAGCAAGGCGGCGCATTCTTCCTGAAGAACCCCTGA
- the tadA gene encoding tRNA adenosine(34) deaminase TadA translates to MFAGNERGISLHEDEKWMRAAIEEAHRARSIGEVPIGAVIVRDGEIVGAGHNLRETSHDPTAHAEMIAIRQASGKLGAWRLLGCTLYVTLEPCPMCAGAILQSRVERVVYGTADPKAGCVGTLMDLLQDTRFNHRLPWASGVLQEECAALLTDFFRGLRARQDRS, encoded by the coding sequence ATGTTCGCTGGTAATGAAAGGGGAATCTCCTTGCACGAGGACGAGAAATGGATGCGCGCGGCCATCGAGGAAGCCCATCGGGCGCGTTCGATCGGAGAGGTGCCGATCGGCGCCGTGATCGTACGAGACGGCGAGATCGTCGGTGCCGGCCACAACCTGCGGGAAACCTCGCACGATCCGACGGCCCACGCGGAGATGATCGCGATCCGCCAAGCCAGCGGGAAGCTGGGCGCCTGGCGGCTGCTCGGCTGCACCCTGTACGTCACGCTGGAGCCTTGTCCGATGTGCGCGGGCGCGATCCTTCAATCCCGGGTAGAGCGAGTCGTATACGGCACGGCGGACCCGAAAGCGGGATGCGTAGGCACGCTGATGGATTTACTGCAGGATACTCGGTTCAACCATCGGCTGCCCTGGGCTTCAGGGGTTCTTCAGGAAGAATGCGCCGCCTTGCTCACCGATTTCTTCCGCGGGCTTAGAGCCCGTCAGGACCGAAGCTGA
- a CDS encoding glucosaminidase domain-containing protein, with protein sequence MINLVFRQHPAIRPNGRVSVFGPALCSAERMRAYAARRNPGAPDVAAYYRELGERYGIRGDIAFCQAMLDTQVWKKDPQGPPWKPYAHAIWSAADPAWTEEELRRRTELHMKRLFDLAAAREESVFCWEDLNGKWALPGHKYAQDILAIWKNMMEWEGEGEVVREAEETVDEHRTADRRGAAEAAFASDMLWLGERGGLPLPSPHPERRVTWGELARVLRLLDEGKSTFSSGPSDPAPSMDTGEPA encoded by the coding sequence ATGATCAATCTCGTTTTCCGCCAGCATCCGGCCATCCGGCCGAACGGCAGGGTTTCCGTGTTCGGTCCGGCTCTCTGTTCCGCCGAACGGATGCGCGCGTACGCCGCCCGGCGCAATCCCGGCGCGCCAGACGTGGCTGCGTATTATCGGGAACTGGGAGAGCGCTACGGCATCCGGGGCGACATCGCGTTTTGCCAAGCCATGCTGGATACGCAGGTGTGGAAGAAGGACCCGCAGGGCCCGCCTTGGAAACCATACGCCCATGCCATTTGGAGCGCGGCGGATCCGGCATGGACGGAGGAGGAGCTCCGGCGCAGGACCGAGCTGCATATGAAACGGCTGTTCGACCTCGCCGCGGCGCGGGAAGAGAGCGTGTTTTGCTGGGAGGACCTGAACGGCAAATGGGCGCTGCCCGGCCACAAGTACGCTCAAGACATTTTGGCGATCTGGAAAAACATGATGGAGTGGGAAGGGGAGGGAGAAGTCGTGAGAGAAGCGGAGGAAACGGTGGACGAGCACAGGACGGCCGATCGGCGGGGCGCTGCGGAGGCGGCATTCGCAAGCGACATGCTGTGGCTGGGGGAACGGGGAGGGCTGCCGTTACCTTCGCCGCATCCGGAGCGCAGGGTGACCTGGGGTGAATTGGCGCGCGTGCTCCGGTTGTTGGACGAAGGCAAATCTACCTTCTCTTCCGGCCCTTCGGACCCGGCTCCGAGTATGGACACCGGCGAGCCCGCGTGA